Proteins from one Panicum virgatum strain AP13 chromosome 7K, P.virgatum_v5, whole genome shotgun sequence genomic window:
- the LOC120642371 gene encoding RNA polymerase II C-terminal domain phosphatase-like 1 isoform X1, whose product MIKSVVYYGNIPVGEAELWPKGLTDLSWARAIRVDRLSPPSERCPPLAVLHAVAAGARCLVMESSPTSTADEPPPPLVAMHTACLRDNKTAVFPLGAEEIHLVAMTSKRNLPNHACFWGYKVPLGLYNSCLSMLNLRCLGIVFDLDETLIIANTTRSFEDRIDTLQRKLGNETDPQRISGMLAEIKRYQDDKSILKQYIESDQVTDGGEVYKVQSEVIPPLADNHQQPMTRPIIRLQEKNIILTRINPSIRDTSVLVRLRPAWDDLRSYLIARGRKRFEVYVCTMAERDYALEMWRLLDPDSKLINSVQLLDRLVCVKSGSKKSLLNVFHDGSCNPGMALVIDDRLKVWDEKDQRRVHVVPAFAPYYAPQAEANFPIPVLCVARNVACNVRGGFFKDFDEGILPRISEVRYEDEMDGIPSAPDVSNYLISEDENAAISNANKDPHAFDGMADAEVEKRMKEASSSFQVVNPITTDVHVMSVAAKEHFVTPAFSSTPMAPPLGMIPLNNEHVPQPPSFSQPVAQSGLVDPSQGSPAREEGEVPESELDPDTRRRLLILQHGQDTREAAPPFPAGPPAQVSVPPVQSHGNWFSLEEMNPRNLNKPSTDFHLESDSVNYDKKQPQHPSYFPVGDNPTSADRYSCKNQRYPPQPRHSEDHQVLHNHAPATYRSFSGEDIATRHAPSRQRSSQMESGRYFIQYGGITGVLEEIAVKCGFKVEYRSTLCDTTELQFSIEVWIFGEKIGEGIGKTRKEAQCQAADTSLRNLADKFLSWDPDKMTVVKENGFNSYSNSHRYPGSNRDDMLPVASTSDESRYINDRIDNLRKPGGSVAALKELCTVEGYNLVFLSQPSTDGSAGKEVRAQVEIGGQILGKGVGATWEEAKLQAADEAYGTLKSMLGQLSQRQSASPRSFAPNFNKRFKPDFSQTMQRIPSSRYSRDDNRFP is encoded by the exons ATGATCAAGTCCGTGGTTTATTACGGGAACATCCCCGTTGGGGAGGCGGAGTTGTGGCCCAAGGGCCTGACGGACCTGTCATGGGCGCGGGCGATCCGGGTGGACCGCCTGTCGCCGCCCAGCGAGCGgtgcccgccgctcgccgtgctgCACGCCGTCGCGGCCGGCGCCCGTTGCCTCGTGATGGAGTCCAGTCCCACATCAACGGCTGACGAGCCCCCACCGCCGCTCGTCGCCATGCACACCGCTTGCCTCAGGGACAACAAG ACAGCGGTTTTTCCACTTGGAGCGGAAGAGATACACTTAGTGGCGATGACTTCTAAGAGGAACTTGCCAAATCATGCATGTTTTTGGGGATATAAAGTACCATTGGGATTATACAACTCGTGCTTGAGCATGTTGAATCTTCGATGTCTTGGCATTGTGTTTGACCTTGATGAAACATTAATTATTGCCAATACTACTCGGTCTTTTGAAGATAGGATAGATACACTTCAGAGAAAATTGGGTAATGAGACTGATCCTCAGCGCATCAGTGGTATGTTGGCAGAGATCAAGAGGTACCAAGATGACAAGTCTATACTAAAGCAGTATATAGAAAGTGATCAGGTTACTGATGGCGGCGAAGTGTATAAAGTACAATCCGAGGTCATCCCACCCTTAGCTGACAATCATCAACAACCTATGACACGCCCAATTATAAGGTTacaagagaaaaatattatctTGACACGTATAAATCCATCG ATAAGAGATACTAGTGTCCTGGTACGGTTAAGACCAGCATGGGACGACCTTCGGAGCTACTTAATTGCAAGGGGTCGCAAACGTTTTGAGGTGTATGTGTGCACAATGGCCGAGAGGGACTATGCTTTGGAAATGTGGAGGTTGCTTGATCCAGATTCAAAATTGATAAACTCTGTCCAACTTCTTGACAGACTTGTCTGTGTCAAATCTG GGTCAAAAAAATCATTGCTAAATGTATTCCATGATGGATCTTGTAACCCTGGAATGGCCCTTGTTATTGACGACCGTTTGAAAGTTTGGGATGAGAAGGATCAGCGTAGAGTTCACGTTGTTCCTGCATTTGCTCCATATTATGCCCCTCAGGCAGAG GCAAACTTCCCTATTCCGGTTCTTTGCGTCGCCCGAAATGTTGCTTGCAATGTTAGGGGGGGTTTCTTCAA AGATTTTGACGAGGGCATCCTACCCCGGATTAGTGAGGttcgttatgaagatgaaatggaTGGCATTCCTTCTGCTCCTGATGTTAGCAATTATTTAATTTCAGAG GATGAGAATGCTGCAATTTCAAATGCAAACAAAGATCCACATGCTTTTGATGGTATGGCAGATGCAGAGGTTGAGAAGAGGATGAAG GAAGCTTCTTCCAGCTTTCAAGTTGTGAATCCAATAACAACTGATGTCCATGTGATGTCAGTAGCTGCAAAAGAGCACTTTGTTACCCCTGCATTCTCATCTACCCCAATGGCACCACCACTAGGCATGATTCCTTTGAATAATGAGCATGTTCCCCAGCCTCCTTCATTCAGCCAGCCAGTTGCTCAATCTGGTCTTGTGGATCCTTCACAAGGTTCTCCAGCTAGAGAAGAGGGTGAGGTTCCTGAGTCTGAGTTGGATCCTGACACTCGGAGAAGGCTTCTCATATTACAGCATGGTCAAGACACAAGAGAAGCTGCACCGCCATTTCCTGCTGGACCTCCTGCACAAGTCTCAGTACCGCCAGTGCAATCTCATGGAAATTGGTTTTCCTTAGAGGAGATGAATCCAAGGAACCTGAATAAGCCTTCAACAGACTTCCATTTAGAGTCTGACTCTGTAAATTATGATAAGAAGCAACCACAGCATCCATCATACTTCCCTGTTGGGGACAACCCTACATCTGCAGATAGATATAGCTGTAAGAACCAGAGATATCCTCCTCAG CCACGTCACAGTGAAGATCATCAAGTGCTTCATAACCATGCACCAGCAACATATAGATCTTTTTCTG GCGAGGACATAGCAACTCGTCATGCTCCTTCAAGACAAAGAAGCAGCCAAATGGAATCAGGAAGGTACTTCATACAATATGGCGGAATCACGGGTGTGTTGGAGGAGATTGCAGTAAAGTGTGGATTTAAG GTGGAGTACCGATCAACTTTATGTGATACGACAGAGTTGCAATTCTCCATTGAG GTTTGGATTTTTGGAGAAAAAATAGGTGAAGGAATTGGGAAAACAAGGAAGGAAGCACAGTGTCAAGCTGCTGATACATCCTTAAGAAATCTGGCAG ACAAATTTCTATCATGGGACCCAGATAAGATGACAGTTGTGAAGGAGAATGGTTTTAATAGCTATTCAAACTCACACAGATATCCAGGAAGCAATAGAGATGATATGTTACCAGTTGCAAGCACTTCAGATGAGTCTAGATATATAAATGACAGAATTGACAACTTAAGAAAACCTGGTGGTTCTGTTGCTGCTCTTAAGGAGCTT TGTACAGTTGAAGGGTATAATTTAGTATTCCTATCCCAGCCTTCTACAGATGGTTCAGCAGGTAAAGAAGTTCGTGCTCAG GTAGAAATAGGTGGGCAAATCCTAGGGAAAGGAGTTGGAGCAACATGGGAGGAAGCTAAGCTGCAG GCTGCTGATGAGGCTTATGGAACGTTGAAATCCATGCTGGGACAACTTTCTCAAAGACAGTCTGCCTCTCCAAG GTCATTTGCGCCCAATTTTAACAAGCGCTTCAAGCCAGATTTCTCGCAGACAATGCAAAGGATTCCATCAAGCAGATATTCTAGAGACGACAATCGTTTTCCTTGA
- the LOC120642371 gene encoding RNA polymerase II C-terminal domain phosphatase-like 1 isoform X2: MTSKRNLPNHACFWGYKVPLGLYNSCLSMLNLRCLGIVFDLDETLIIANTTRSFEDRIDTLQRKLGNETDPQRISGMLAEIKRYQDDKSILKQYIESDQVTDGGEVYKVQSEVIPPLADNHQQPMTRPIIRLQEKNIILTRINPSIRDTSVLVRLRPAWDDLRSYLIARGRKRFEVYVCTMAERDYALEMWRLLDPDSKLINSVQLLDRLVCVKSGSKKSLLNVFHDGSCNPGMALVIDDRLKVWDEKDQRRVHVVPAFAPYYAPQAEANFPIPVLCVARNVACNVRGGFFKDFDEGILPRISEVRYEDEMDGIPSAPDVSNYLISEDENAAISNANKDPHAFDGMADAEVEKRMKEASSSFQVVNPITTDVHVMSVAAKEHFVTPAFSSTPMAPPLGMIPLNNEHVPQPPSFSQPVAQSGLVDPSQGSPAREEGEVPESELDPDTRRRLLILQHGQDTREAAPPFPAGPPAQVSVPPVQSHGNWFSLEEMNPRNLNKPSTDFHLESDSVNYDKKQPQHPSYFPVGDNPTSADRYSCKNQRYPPQPRHSEDHQVLHNHAPATYRSFSGEDIATRHAPSRQRSSQMESGRYFIQYGGITGVLEEIAVKCGFKVEYRSTLCDTTELQFSIEVWIFGEKIGEGIGKTRKEAQCQAADTSLRNLADKFLSWDPDKMTVVKENGFNSYSNSHRYPGSNRDDMLPVASTSDESRYINDRIDNLRKPGGSVAALKELCTVEGYNLVFLSQPSTDGSAGKEVRAQVEIGGQILGKGVGATWEEAKLQAADEAYGTLKSMLGQLSQRQSASPRSFAPNFNKRFKPDFSQTMQRIPSSRYSRDDNRFP, encoded by the exons ATGACTTCTAAGAGGAACTTGCCAAATCATGCATGTTTTTGGGGATATAAAGTACCATTGGGATTATACAACTCGTGCTTGAGCATGTTGAATCTTCGATGTCTTGGCATTGTGTTTGACCTTGATGAAACATTAATTATTGCCAATACTACTCGGTCTTTTGAAGATAGGATAGATACACTTCAGAGAAAATTGGGTAATGAGACTGATCCTCAGCGCATCAGTGGTATGTTGGCAGAGATCAAGAGGTACCAAGATGACAAGTCTATACTAAAGCAGTATATAGAAAGTGATCAGGTTACTGATGGCGGCGAAGTGTATAAAGTACAATCCGAGGTCATCCCACCCTTAGCTGACAATCATCAACAACCTATGACACGCCCAATTATAAGGTTacaagagaaaaatattatctTGACACGTATAAATCCATCG ATAAGAGATACTAGTGTCCTGGTACGGTTAAGACCAGCATGGGACGACCTTCGGAGCTACTTAATTGCAAGGGGTCGCAAACGTTTTGAGGTGTATGTGTGCACAATGGCCGAGAGGGACTATGCTTTGGAAATGTGGAGGTTGCTTGATCCAGATTCAAAATTGATAAACTCTGTCCAACTTCTTGACAGACTTGTCTGTGTCAAATCTG GGTCAAAAAAATCATTGCTAAATGTATTCCATGATGGATCTTGTAACCCTGGAATGGCCCTTGTTATTGACGACCGTTTGAAAGTTTGGGATGAGAAGGATCAGCGTAGAGTTCACGTTGTTCCTGCATTTGCTCCATATTATGCCCCTCAGGCAGAG GCAAACTTCCCTATTCCGGTTCTTTGCGTCGCCCGAAATGTTGCTTGCAATGTTAGGGGGGGTTTCTTCAA AGATTTTGACGAGGGCATCCTACCCCGGATTAGTGAGGttcgttatgaagatgaaatggaTGGCATTCCTTCTGCTCCTGATGTTAGCAATTATTTAATTTCAGAG GATGAGAATGCTGCAATTTCAAATGCAAACAAAGATCCACATGCTTTTGATGGTATGGCAGATGCAGAGGTTGAGAAGAGGATGAAG GAAGCTTCTTCCAGCTTTCAAGTTGTGAATCCAATAACAACTGATGTCCATGTGATGTCAGTAGCTGCAAAAGAGCACTTTGTTACCCCTGCATTCTCATCTACCCCAATGGCACCACCACTAGGCATGATTCCTTTGAATAATGAGCATGTTCCCCAGCCTCCTTCATTCAGCCAGCCAGTTGCTCAATCTGGTCTTGTGGATCCTTCACAAGGTTCTCCAGCTAGAGAAGAGGGTGAGGTTCCTGAGTCTGAGTTGGATCCTGACACTCGGAGAAGGCTTCTCATATTACAGCATGGTCAAGACACAAGAGAAGCTGCACCGCCATTTCCTGCTGGACCTCCTGCACAAGTCTCAGTACCGCCAGTGCAATCTCATGGAAATTGGTTTTCCTTAGAGGAGATGAATCCAAGGAACCTGAATAAGCCTTCAACAGACTTCCATTTAGAGTCTGACTCTGTAAATTATGATAAGAAGCAACCACAGCATCCATCATACTTCCCTGTTGGGGACAACCCTACATCTGCAGATAGATATAGCTGTAAGAACCAGAGATATCCTCCTCAG CCACGTCACAGTGAAGATCATCAAGTGCTTCATAACCATGCACCAGCAACATATAGATCTTTTTCTG GCGAGGACATAGCAACTCGTCATGCTCCTTCAAGACAAAGAAGCAGCCAAATGGAATCAGGAAGGTACTTCATACAATATGGCGGAATCACGGGTGTGTTGGAGGAGATTGCAGTAAAGTGTGGATTTAAG GTGGAGTACCGATCAACTTTATGTGATACGACAGAGTTGCAATTCTCCATTGAG GTTTGGATTTTTGGAGAAAAAATAGGTGAAGGAATTGGGAAAACAAGGAAGGAAGCACAGTGTCAAGCTGCTGATACATCCTTAAGAAATCTGGCAG ACAAATTTCTATCATGGGACCCAGATAAGATGACAGTTGTGAAGGAGAATGGTTTTAATAGCTATTCAAACTCACACAGATATCCAGGAAGCAATAGAGATGATATGTTACCAGTTGCAAGCACTTCAGATGAGTCTAGATATATAAATGACAGAATTGACAACTTAAGAAAACCTGGTGGTTCTGTTGCTGCTCTTAAGGAGCTT TGTACAGTTGAAGGGTATAATTTAGTATTCCTATCCCAGCCTTCTACAGATGGTTCAGCAGGTAAAGAAGTTCGTGCTCAG GTAGAAATAGGTGGGCAAATCCTAGGGAAAGGAGTTGGAGCAACATGGGAGGAAGCTAAGCTGCAG GCTGCTGATGAGGCTTATGGAACGTTGAAATCCATGCTGGGACAACTTTCTCAAAGACAGTCTGCCTCTCCAAG GTCATTTGCGCCCAATTTTAACAAGCGCTTCAAGCCAGATTTCTCGCAGACAATGCAAAGGATTCCATCAAGCAGATATTCTAGAGACGACAATCGTTTTCCTTGA
- the LOC120640251 gene encoding lanC-like protein GCL2 — translation MADRFFPNDMPGYVEEEAAPAPAAELSSSSSLHTLLSLPYPVLAARFLHAALQLKQKATDHVPQLPRLHAVAPSSARVETIFVVLCRLRLCTRVWEMRQRAAEDFTLYTGALGTALLVFRAYSATGDRADLATCAEIVAACDAASAPAGQE, via the coding sequence ATGGCGGACCGCTTCTTCCCCAACGACATGCCCGGCTACGTCGAGGAGGAAGCCGCGCCCGCTCCGGCCGCTGAACTCTCATCCTCGTCCTCGCTCCACACACTCCTATCCCTCCCCTACCCCGTGCTCGCCGCCCGCTTCCTCCACGCCGCGCTCCAACTCAAGCAGAAGGCAACAGATCACGTGCCGCAGCTCCCTAGATTGCATGCTGTCGCGCCCTCGTCGGCTCGTGTGGAGACGATCTTTGTCGTCCTCTGCCGTCTCAGGTTGTGCACGAGAGTTTGGGAGATGCGACAGCGAGCGGCGGAGGACTTCACGCTCTACACCGGCGCGCTTGGCACCGCGCTCCTGGTCTTCAGGGCCTACTCGGCCACCGGAGACCGCGCCGACCTCGCAACCTGCGCCGAGATCGTGGCCGCTTGCGACGCGGCGTCTGCACCCGCGGGCCAGGAGTAA